GGCGCCGAAGCGGGCTCCGAGGGAGCGGAGCGCGCACCCGTCGATGCAGCGAAAACCCCAGAAGCCAAGCAAAACAACCACATTCGCTGACACGGTGGGTGCGGGAACTCGAAGATAAGGAGACAATCATGATGAACCTGAACGTCGACCCAACACATCTGGCCAACCTGGCAAAGCGCCAGGATGCGGTGGCCGCCACCGCGGTCAACGCGGCCAAGACGACCGACACCGTTGCACAGTGGCTTTGGATAACCCATGGCGTCATCAGCTGGGGATCCAACATTGCGGGGGGCGGTCTGGTGAACCAGCGCCGCGCGGCGGGCCTCGCACTGGCGAAGGCGGCCGCTGATCTGTCCGCAAAACTACGCGCGGCCGAGGAAACGTATCAGGGTGTCGACGGGGAGCTGCGCGAAAACCTCGACGACCAGGCGCAGCCGAAATAGTGCTTGCCCGTTACCAGTTCAGACATAGGAGAGGAAGAAATGCCTCAGTACTTTGGAAATGATGACGACCAGGGCGGTCTTGCCGCGGCGCTGAACTTCTCCGGCTCAGGCAAAGCCGCTGCCGACGATGGCGGCGGTGTCGCCGGCGCGTTACCGGGCTATGCACCGGCCCAGCCCAGCGAGACGGGATCCGGACTGGAATTCGTCCGTTCGCAAACCGCCAAAGAGGAGCTGGAAGAAAATGACAACGAGGTGGACGGAAGCCCGCTGTTCGCGGTGACCAACCCACCGAGGACGGTGTCGGTCGCGGCGCTGATGGACGGAAGAACCCAACGGGTCCGTCTGTCGTCGAAAGTGACGGACATGACCGAGTCCGAGCTGGCGGCCGAGATCGTCGTTCTTGCGGGCTTGGCTCGTCAAAAGGGGCTGGCCGGCCAATGGAATCTGCTCGGAAACGCCGCGCTGCCGGAGGCCATGCATGAGATCGGGATCGCCGATGGCGGGGCGTTGCGCGATTTCGTGACGGATTTCTTGCCCTTGCCGACGCCGGAGCATGCTGCCGCGGCACAGGCAGAAGTGTTCGCCTCTCGATACCCGACAGATCACGACTGACACGCCGCGTCGAGTGTGCGCCTACCACCCCGAGTGTGCGCTCAGGGCGGAAAGACCGCCGAAATCCCGCCCCGGGCGCACCCTCAAAATCCCGTGTGCACACTCAAAAGCCAAGGGCGCTATACGCGCTCGAGATAGAAGTAGTAGTAGCGGCCCACCCCGTCCTGGAAGTCGAGCACGCCCTTGCCGTTCATAATGCCCATCACGGCGTCGTCGTCGATCCTCTTGAAGTGGTCGTGCACGGGCTGCCCGTCGTAAACCATCGTGGCGGTGACCTCGCCGCGGAATTCTTCCAGCCACAGGCTCGCCTCGCCCTTGCCCATCTCCTTGTTGGAGAACTTGTTTCCGTCGGCATCGAGGCAGACCAACGGCTGCACGTCAGTTACCGACGTGAAGGTCTTGCCGAACCAACCGACCTTCTCCAGCTGACCGTTCATCATGTGTCCGGTGAGAAATTCACCGCCCTTCCACTCGCCGATCATCTCGTCAATCGTCGCCGGCTCCAGCGTCGCCCAGAACTCGTCGAGCTCGGCATCGGTGATACTGTCGCGTTCCTTGAATTCGGTAAACTGCTTGCGGGCCGAGCTCATTCGTCCACCTCCGAGTGTCTGATCCAGTCGCGGGCAAACGCCAGCAGTGCGTCGTTTTCTTTGGGCGCGCCGATGGAGACGCGGACCCCGTCGTCGCCGTACTGGCGAACCACGATGCCCGCGTCGGCTGCCCGCGTGACGAAGTCCCGGGTGCGCAGGCCTAACGGCAACCAGACGAAGTTCGCCTGCGACGGCGGCAAGGTGAATCCGGCGTCCCGCAGCTCTGCGCTCACCCGGACCCGGTCGGCGACCAAAGAGTCTGTGCGGGCTAACAATTCGTCGGCGGCATCCAGCGATGCGATCGCGGCGGCCTGCGAGACGTTCGTCACCGAGAAGGGCACGAACACCTGGTCCAAAGCCGTGATCAGATCGGGGTGGCCGACCGCATAGCCGACGCGCAGCCCGGCCAGGCCATAGGCCTTCGAAAAAGTGCGCAGCACAACGACATTACGGTGGGCGCGGACCAGGCCCAGGCTGTCGGGCAGCATGTCGTCGCGAATGTATTCGACGTAGGCCTCGTCGATCGCGATCACGATGTGCGGCGGAACCGCCTCGACGAAGCGGATCAGCGTGTCGGGATCGACGACGGTCGAGGTCGGGTTGTTGGGATTGCAGACGAAGATCAGCCGCGTGCGTTCGGTGATCGCGGCGGACATCGCGTGGAGGTCGAAGGTATGGTCGGTCAGCGCCACCTTGACGGCGGTCGCGCCGGCGACCTGGACCAGCGGCGGGTAGAGCTCGAAGCTGCGCCAGCCGAAGATCACCTCGTCGCCGGCCGAGGCGGTGATCTGCACCAGCTGCTGGCACAGGCTGACCGAGCCGGCGCCGACGGCGATGTGCTCGGGGTCGAAACCCGGACCGACGTGCTTGGCCAGCGCCGCTTTGAGTTGGACGCAGCCGTTGTCCGGATAGCGGTTGACGACGTCGGTCGCTTGCTCGATTGCGGCGCGGACACTGGGCAGCGGGCCGAACACCGTCTCGTTGCTGGCCAGTTTCATCGAACCCGGCACGGTCTTACCAGGAACGTAAACTGGCAGCCCGGCCAGCTCAGGCCGTAGGCGGGCAGTCACTTCGACAGCATATGTCCCCGCTGTGTACGCTATGCCTCCGGCGGTTCAGGGACGCCCGCGTCGAGTCGGGTACCCTCATGAAGTCCAAGGGAGGCGTGCCAGAGCGGCCGAATGGGGCTCACTGCTAATGAGTTGTCCCCCCTAAAGGGGACCGGAGGTTCAAATCCTCTCGCCTCCGCTGAAGTCCTTTCGGGGACACAACTGAAGTACCGGCGCCCGTAGCTCAACGGATAGAGCATCTGACTACGGATCAGAAGGTTAGGGGTTCGAATCCCTTCGGGCGCGCTTTACAGCGGCGGACGTCATTTTTCGGAGAGGTTGACGACCTCGGACTCGGCCAGCCTGTCGCCGGTGTCGGCACCGCGCGCTTCTACCTTCCATTCGCCGGAGGTGATGCCGTTGCTGTCCAACCACCCCCGGCACGCCTGAGTCAATCCCGGGCCGCTGTCCAGCTCGCGGCGGGTGTGCGGGTCGTGGTCGTACTCGGTCCAGGCGGTGCCGTCGCGGCGCATCAACGCATGCGTCACCAGCAGGTGCGCCTGGCACAGCGCGGCGCGGTCAAAGGGGGTTCCTGGCTTGGTGGGGAAATATCCCCCGCAGACTCCGCAGGTCCGCATCACGTGGTCCGGCTCTTCGCCAGCCGCGATCGGCGTGAACCCCAGCGCGTCCGCCGGAAATCCGGGGTCGTCTTCCGTGCTCATTCGCAGCTCCTCGAGCCGTGGCGTCGGGATTTTGACGATAACCCTTGTCGCGCAGGGCCGAGACCACCGGCTCATGCGGTAAGCCGTTGTTCCGCAAGACGTTAACGAGTGGTTACGAAACCGCGTGCAACTAGGCCTTGCCGTCGTCCGACTCGTCGGCGCCAGACTGTTCGGGCATCGGCCCAACCGTCGCGATCATCGGGATTCTCAGCGTTTTACCGCCCGCGATCGGCAGGTGCACGGCGAAGAACACGATCTTCAGCTCCACGCTGACCTGCCGCATAGGCTGGGAGTACAGGTCAAAGCGCATGTCCCGCAGCCGCGCCAGGCCGCGCTCGAGCCGACTCATGGCCTCGACCTTACCGGCCCGCTATGGACGTGGATCGAACGGACGACGCGTCGGCACGGTGACCGTCTGGGTAACCGTGCTGGTCTCGGTGCTCGGGGACAGTGTCACCGTGCTCGTCGGCGGAACGGTCGTCGTCGGGACGGTCGTCGTCGGGGTGTCCGTGCTCGGCGGTGGCGCCGTTTCGGTCACGGTCTGGGTCGGCGGGGGCGCACCGCCGCCTCCGGGTGGGTGGTGCCGCGTGGGCTCCGCGGCGGTGGTGGTAACCGTCGTCGTGGGCGACGGCGTGGGCGTCGTCGTGGTGGTCGGACTCGGCGCCGGCGAACCGCTCACCAGCGTCACGATCGCGTAGGCCACTAGGCCGAGCACGATCACGCCCAGTGCGCCCGCCGCGACCAGCGCCGGCGCGCGTCGGTACCACGGTGTCGGGGGCTCCGGCTCGGGGTCATAACCGCCCTGGTCATAACCGCCGCCGTACTTCGCGGCCTGCGTCGGCTCGTACTCGGAGTAGTAGTCGGGTTCCTCTGGGTAAGGAGGCACGTTCAAAGATGCTAGCCGGTGCCGATCTGGGTCAGCGCGCGCTCGAACAGGTGCACCGTGGCCGCATGCAGTTGATCGCCCACTTCTTTTTCGGCCTTACCGGCGCACGCACGGGCCAACGTGCCCTCGATGACGATGCCCAGCTTGAAGCAGGCCAGCACGGTGTACCAGGTGATGTGCGACAAGTCGCGGGTGGTGTTGGCGGCGTAGCGCTCGAACAGCTCGTCGGTGCTGGCCAACCCGTCCTGGCCGCCCAGTGCGTGGCTGAACACGCTGGTTCCGTCGTCTTGTCGCCAGGTGGCCAGTAGCCAGCCCAGATCCAGCAGCGGGTCACCGATCGTGCACATCTCCCAGTCGACGATCGCGACGACGTCCGGCCCGGTGCGGGAGAACATCACGTTGGCCGCGTGGTAGTCACCGTGCATGATTCCGGGCTTCCAGGCGGCCGGCCGGTGATGTTCCAGCCACGCCGACACTTCCTCGATCCCCGGGATATCCGGGCCGGGGTAGCCGTCGTACTCGCTGTAGGAGTCCAGCTCCGAAAGCCACCGGGGCACCTGACGTTCCAGGAAGCCGTCGGGCTTACCGAAGTCGGCGAGACCCACCGCGACGTGGTCGACGGCGCCCAGCTTCGCCAGCGAGTCGGCCATCGACAGGCCCATGCCGTGCCGCACGCCGGCATCGCCGGCATGTAACGGCGGCAGTCCCTCGCCGGCGTTGAATCCATCGACGGGGTCCATCAGGTAGAAAACGGCATCGCCCAGCACCGCGGTGTCCTCGCACGCGGCGATCAGGTGCGGGTGCGGCACGTCGGAACCGGCAAGCGCCGCAAGGACTTTGGTTTCCCGCAGGATCACGCTGTTGCTGCGCGGACGCAGGTGTCGTGGCCCACGCCGCAGCACATAGGGTCGCCCGGACCTGGTGAACCGCAGCATCACGTTCTGCGTTCCGCCCGTGACGGCCGAAACTTCCTGCAGCGGTCCATCGCCTAGCCCCTGCCGGGACATCCATTCCGCGACCGCGTCCAAGTCCACGTGCTCCACGTCGCAGAACCTACTCTGCGGGCGCTGCGCCCTTGGGTTTCGGTGTGTACCGGAGGGCGATCCTTACCTGTGGGCCCTCTGTGAAGACGGCGCGTGTCACCCTCCGCGAGTGCCAGGAGGCGTCGGCGGCTGGAAGAATAGTGAACGCAACCGACTATCGGGGTGGGAAAGGACTGGCGATGCCGCGTACCGACAACGATTCCTGGGACATCACTCAAAGCGTGGGCTCAACCGCACTCGGTGTTGCGGCGGCCCGCGCCGCCGAGACCGAGAGCGAGAATCCGCTCATCAACGACCCGTTCGCACGCGTCTTCGTCAACGCCGTGGGGGAGGGGATGTGGAGCATCTACGCCGATCCCGCGTTGCTGGCCAAGGCGGTCCAAATCGAACCCGAGGTGCGCTCGCGGGCACAGCTGATGGTCGACTTCATGGCGACCCGCACGGCGTTCTTCGACGAGTTCTTTCTCGGCGCGGCCGACGCCGGTGTTCGGCAGGTGGTGATCCTGGCGTCCGGACTTGACGCTCGCTCATGGCGGCTGCCGTGGCCCGCCGGCACCGTGGTGTACGAACTCGACCAGCCCAAGGTGCTCGACTTCAAGACATCCACCTTGAAGCAGCACGGCGCCCAGCCCACCGCCGAACTGGTCACCATACCGATCGATCTGCGTCAGGACTGGCCAAAGGCATTGCAGGAAGCGGGTTTTGATGCGTCGAAACCCAGCGTCTGGTCCGCCGAGGGGTTGGTGCGCTACCTGCCGGCACAGGCGCAGGACCTGTTGTTCGAGCGCATCCATTCGCTCAGCGCACCGGGTAGTTGGCTGGCGTCCAACGTTCCGAGCAAAGGCTTTACCGACCCCGAGCGGGTACAGCGGCAGCGTGAAGACATGCGGCGCATGCGCGCCGCGATCGCCGAGGTGGTCGACGCCGAGATCACCGATGTCGACGACCTCTGGTACGCCGAGGAGCGCACCCCGGTCGACGAATGGCTGCGCGACCATGGCTGGGAGGTGGCGGCGGTGACCTTCCCGGAGTTGATGGCTCGCTACCACCGCAGCCTGGCCGACGGCGCCGACGATGCCATGCCGCCCACGCTGTACGTGTCCGCACAACGACGCCGCTAGGGCGTGATGACGAGCCGCTGACCGGCGTCGGCGACGCCCCACGCGGCTTCGACGTCGGCGAGCGGCACAGTGCGGGCATCGAGTTCGAAAGCGCCACTGTTGATTTCGGCGGCAATCGCCGGCAGTTCGGCGAGGATGTCGCGGTTCGGGATCGACCCCTGCCCGCTGCCGACAATCTGCAGTCGCACGGCACGCAGTGCGGCGGAAAAGATTTCGGCCGACGGCCCCGCGACCGAGCCGATTTCGAGCCAGGTGAGCGGCTTTGCGCGATCGGATCGGTGGGTGGCGATCCTGGCCATCACCTCGGCCGTGACAGGGCCCCACAGATAGTCGATCACCACATCGACGTCGCGCGCGGCGAGCGCGAGATCGTTTATCGCCGAGGCATTGTCGATTTGAACGACGGTGTCGGCCCCTAGCGCTTGCAGCGCCGCGAGTCGCTGCGCGGCGCGACCGGCTCCGATGACGTGACCGGCGCCGAGCTGCTTGGCGACCTGCACGGCCAGGCGGCCCGAACTTCCGGTGGCGCCGAGGACCAACACGGATTGGCCGGGTGCGAAGTCGATGCGCCGGCGCAGGGCCAGCCACGAGGACATGACGGGGTTCATCGCCGCGGCCACCAGGATGGGGTCGGTGCCATGCGGCAACACGATGCTGCGGCGTTGGTCGATGACGGTCTGTTCGGCCATCGCGCCCATCGTGGTGTCGGGCAGGACGAAGTAGCGGATCGTGCCGTCGGGTGCGCGTCCCACCCCGTCGATGCCGGGGACCAGGGGTAACGCCGCGGTGCTGGTGTAGTGCGAGCCGTCGGCCTGGGACCGCACCCGCGGATGCAGGCCGGCGGCGATCACGTCGACCACGATCTCGTCGGCGGTTTGCGTGGTGGGACTGGGGAACTCGCGGTAGGCGGGCGGCTTGTCGAATGTGGTGACGACGGCTGCGTGCATGGTGGTTCCCCTCGCTGCGGCGCTAAGCATATAGATGGTAATACGAACTAGAATAGATGGTATTGCGAACTATCTCAAGGTATCGTCTAGGCCATGGAGACGGACAACGATCTCAGGGACAACCTCGTGCAGGTGTCATTCGGGGTGATCGCGGTGCTGAGTCGCGTTGCCGCCGAACATGATCTGTCCCTAACCCAGCTGCGGGTCCTTGGGATTCTGCGTGATCGCGAACCCGCGATGGCCGAACTTGCGAGCTATCTCGGACTGGAACGCTCGACGGTCAGCGGCCTGATCGACCGTGCGGTCCAGCGTGGGCTGGTCCGTAAGGCCACCGACGCCGTCGACGGCCGTTCGGTGCGGGTCAGCCTGACCACCGAAGCACGGCGACTCGAGCTGCGGATCATCGCCGAGATCGGTGAGCTGATGGAACCCATGACGGGCAAACTCAGTGCCGCCGACCAGAAGCGGCTCACCGAGCTTTTGGCGAAAATGCTTGCACGCTAGGGTCGCCGTTATGGCCGATCGACCCGCTCGGGTGGGCGACGTGCATCAGATCGCCGCATCGATGCCGCATGTGAAACGGATCGAGGGGCCGAAGGGTAACGCCATCTACCAGGTCGGCGCGAAGTCGTTCGTGTTCTTCCGTACTCCGCAGCCCGACGCGACCGATCCGGACACCGGGGAACGCTACGACGACGTGATCATGCTCTGGGTGGACTCGCAGAGCGACAAGCTGGCGTTGATTCAGGATCCAGGGTCGCCCTTCTTCACCACCGACCACTTCGACGGGCATCCGTCGGTGCTGGTGCGGGCCGGCCGGCTGGCGGAAATCACCAGAACGGAACTGACCGAGCTGATTCAGGACGCGTGGCTGTCCCGGGCTTCCAATAAACGCGCCGCGGACTGGCTGGCCGCCCACCCGTAGTGCTCAGGGCCGTGCAGAGCGACTCCAAATGTTAGCCACGGCGATGTTTAGACATGAGTCCAACGGGTATCGTTAGGCGACGGGAATTTCTTTCTCGAACACAACGGAGGTCACGATGCGTGGTCGCGGAATAATCGGCGCGATCGTCCTAGTGTGGCTGCTCATAGGGGTATTCGCAGCATGGCAACGCGGGTACTTCGAAACAGGCCAAACGAATTGTGTCACTGCGGGAAACATCGCGCTGACGGTGGTAGCAGGGCCGTTGAACTATGGGGGTGTGAACCCCAAGGTCAAGGATTGCCGTGTGCCGCAACCCAGTTCAATGCAAAGCAGTCAAGTGTCGCTCACGTAAAGGAAGTCGTCATGATCGTCTTAGGTGTCGTCCTACTCATTCTCGGTTATTTCTTCGCTATTCCTTTGCTGTGGACGATCGGCATTGTCCTGATCGTCATCGGCGCGGTGATGTGGATCCTCGGGTCGGTCGGTCGCCCGGTGGCCGGTCGGCGGTATTGGTACTAGGTCCTGCCTGCGGTTTCACAGAACACACAAAGGAATGTCATAGCGTCGGCCCAGTCGGACGCGGATACTGGAACCTGTGACGCAGCCTCGAAACTCCGTGGAGCGCGTTGTCATGTGTCGCGCGGACGGCAATCCGATCAACGTGCTGGTCGTGGACGACGAATCCGTTCTGGCCGAAATGGTGTCGATGGCGCTGCGGTACGAGGGCTGGAATATCGCGACCGCGGGTGACGGATCGTCGGCGATCGCCTCGGCCCGTGCCCAGCGGCCGGATGTCGTTGTCCTCGACGTGATGTTGCCCGACATGAGCGGCCTCGACGTATTGCACAAACTGCGCGAAGAGAATCCACAGCTGCCGGTGCTGTTGCTGACGGCAAAGGACGCGGTGGAAGATCGCATCGCGGGGTTGACCGCGGGCGGCGACGACTACGTCACCAAGCCGTTCAGCATCGAAGAGGTGGTGCTGCGGTTGCGAGCGTTGTTGCGGCGCACCGGCGTTACGACGCTCGACAGCGGCGCGCAGCTCGTGGTCGGCGACCTGGTGTTGGACGAGGACAGCCACGAGGTGACCCGTGCCGGCGAGCCGGTTTCGTTGACCTCCACCGAGTTTGAGCTGCTGCGGTTCATGATGCGCAATTCCAAGCGAGTGCTGAGCAAGGCGCAGATCCTCGACCGGGTGTGGAGTTACGACTTCGGCGGGCGGTCCAACATCGTCGAGCTCTATATCTCTTAC
The Mycobacterium sp. 050128 genome window above contains:
- the tcrX gene encoding two-component system response regulator TcrX → MCRADGNPINVLVVDDESVLAEMVSMALRYEGWNIATAGDGSSAIASARAQRPDVVVLDVMLPDMSGLDVLHKLREENPQLPVLLLTAKDAVEDRIAGLTAGGDDYVTKPFSIEEVVLRLRALLRRTGVTTLDSGAQLVVGDLVLDEDSHEVTRAGEPVSLTSTEFELLRFMMRNSKRVLSKAQILDRVWSYDFGGRSNIVELYISYLRKKIDNGREPMIHTLRGAGYVLKPAV
- a CDS encoding class I SAM-dependent methyltransferase, with amino-acid sequence MPRTDNDSWDITQSVGSTALGVAAARAAETESENPLINDPFARVFVNAVGEGMWSIYADPALLAKAVQIEPEVRSRAQLMVDFMATRTAFFDEFFLGAADAGVRQVVILASGLDARSWRLPWPAGTVVYELDQPKVLDFKTSTLKQHGAQPTAELVTIPIDLRQDWPKALQEAGFDASKPSVWSAEGLVRYLPAQAQDLLFERIHSLSAPGSWLASNVPSKGFTDPERVQRQREDMRRMRAAIAEVVDAEITDVDDLWYAEERTPVDEWLRDHGWEVAAVTFPELMARYHRSLADGADDAMPPTLYVSAQRRR
- a CDS encoding pyridoxal phosphate-dependent aminotransferase, whose amino-acid sequence is MTARLRPELAGLPVYVPGKTVPGSMKLASNETVFGPLPSVRAAIEQATDVVNRYPDNGCVQLKAALAKHVGPGFDPEHIAVGAGSVSLCQQLVQITASAGDEVIFGWRSFELYPPLVQVAGATAVKVALTDHTFDLHAMSAAITERTRLIFVCNPNNPTSTVVDPDTLIRFVEAVPPHIVIAIDEAYVEYIRDDMLPDSLGLVRAHRNVVVLRTFSKAYGLAGLRVGYAVGHPDLITALDQVFVPFSVTNVSQAAAIASLDAADELLARTDSLVADRVRVSAELRDAGFTLPPSQANFVWLPLGLRTRDFVTRAADAGIVVRQYGDDGVRVSIGAPKENDALLAFARDWIRHSEVDE
- a CDS encoding MarR family winged helix-turn-helix transcriptional regulator is translated as METDNDLRDNLVQVSFGVIAVLSRVAAEHDLSLTQLRVLGILRDREPAMAELASYLGLERSTVSGLIDRAVQRGLVRKATDAVDGRSVRVSLTTEARRLELRIIAEIGELMEPMTGKLSAADQKRLTELLAKMLAR
- a CDS encoding DUF4334 domain-containing protein, whose translation is MSSARKQFTEFKERDSITDAELDEFWATLEPATIDEMIGEWKGGEFLTGHMMNGQLEKVGWFGKTFTSVTDVQPLVCLDADGNKFSNKEMGKGEASLWLEEFRGEVTATMVYDGQPVHDHFKRIDDDAVMGIMNGKGVLDFQDGVGRYYYFYLERV
- a CDS encoding type VII secretion target, coding for MMNLNVDPTHLANLAKRQDAVAATAVNAAKTTDTVAQWLWITHGVISWGSNIAGGGLVNQRRAAGLALAKAAADLSAKLRAAEETYQGVDGELRENLDDQAQPK
- a CDS encoding DUF2694 domain-containing protein, translating into MPQYFGNDDDQGGLAAALNFSGSGKAAADDGGGVAGALPGYAPAQPSETGSGLEFVRSQTAKEELEENDNEVDGSPLFAVTNPPRTVSVAALMDGRTQRVRLSSKVTDMTESELAAEIVVLAGLARQKGLAGQWNLLGNAALPEAMHEIGIADGGALRDFVTDFLPLPTPEHAAAAQAEVFASRYPTDHD
- a CDS encoding zinc-binding alcohol dehydrogenase family protein, whose protein sequence is MHAAVVTTFDKPPAYREFPSPTTQTADEIVVDVIAAGLHPRVRSQADGSHYTSTAALPLVPGIDGVGRAPDGTIRYFVLPDTTMGAMAEQTVIDQRRSIVLPHGTDPILVAAAMNPVMSSWLALRRRIDFAPGQSVLVLGATGSSGRLAVQVAKQLGAGHVIGAGRAAQRLAALQALGADTVVQIDNASAINDLALAARDVDVVIDYLWGPVTAEVMARIATHRSDRAKPLTWLEIGSVAGPSAEIFSAALRAVRLQIVGSGQGSIPNRDILAELPAIAAEINSGAFELDARTVPLADVEAAWGVADAGQRLVITP
- a CDS encoding phosphotransferase family protein; translation: MSRQGLGDGPLQEVSAVTGGTQNVMLRFTRSGRPYVLRRGPRHLRPRSNSVILRETKVLAALAGSDVPHPHLIAACEDTAVLGDAVFYLMDPVDGFNAGEGLPPLHAGDAGVRHGMGLSMADSLAKLGAVDHVAVGLADFGKPDGFLERQVPRWLSELDSYSEYDGYPGPDIPGIEEVSAWLEHHRPAAWKPGIMHGDYHAANVMFSRTGPDVVAIVDWEMCTIGDPLLDLGWLLATWRQDDGTSVFSHALGGQDGLASTDELFERYAANTTRDLSHITWYTVLACFKLGIVIEGTLARACAGKAEKEVGDQLHAATVHLFERALTQIGTG
- a CDS encoding MmcQ/YjbR family DNA-binding protein — translated: MADRPARVGDVHQIAASMPHVKRIEGPKGNAIYQVGAKSFVFFRTPQPDATDPDTGERYDDVIMLWVDSQSDKLALIQDPGSPFFTTDHFDGHPSVLVRAGRLAEITRTELTELIQDAWLSRASNKRAADWLAAHP